The stretch of DNA CTCTTCCAAAAAATGATcagaatttaaatgttttttgttaACATGAGAAAGCCTAACATGAGAAAGTATTACTTTCAGATAAAGCCTCATGTGATGTAAAGTAGCCGAGATCAGACAATATAACAAATTGCTTAATTTAGTGTTATTCCCCTTGGTCATTTCAACGTCCACAAAAAAATGTATACATTCTAATTTTCTTCAAATGTAATACTTGATATGTGAAATTAACCCTTTGACTTCACATAAACCCCTTCAAAAATACAAACTTTTGAAAATGTTTGTTTGGACCCAGAAGGCTCCTACATCAGCAAGTAGAAAAATCACATTACTCGTCAAGATTAAAACTTATGGTTCCCCAATCAGATCGTTCTTTTAACAACTACAAATGAAGTATCATTATAACTGGGAAGCTATTCAGTAGATTCAACAGAATGGATTGAATAAATATAGTCATAGCAAAAAAGTGGTTGAATAGGCACCATAAATAGTTTCCAAAGATGCATGTTAATTTCAATTTCAGCATTCACAAAGCTGATTGTGCAACATGCAGATGTGAATTTGAAGTACAGAATATGAACAAAGCAAAACAAATTGATGGGCAAAGTATTGTAATACATTTAATGCAAAAGAAATCTCAGTAATTTTTCTGTAAACCATTTGAAGATTCAAAtacagttgttttttttaaagttctacATGCCACATCAGTTATGAAATGTGTTAACTATGTACCACCAAATTAGGACTtagattattatttaaaaaattgatTACCACCTTCACTCAAAATCATTTAGAACCTATAATGATCCAAAAGATTTGCACTCAAAATGATCCAAATCAAAACTCAAGCCTGATCTCCCATTTTCCCTTCCCCCCGAAGCCCCTAGACTAAAACGCACTGAATAGGAATGCCATCCAATTTCTTCAAGATATTAGCAGAAAATTCAACCTAAATGTGTGTTCAAGGAATACACTTCATTTGTTGTCTCAAATCACAGATCAGTAATGGACTTGTAAATTACCAGTACCATATTTCAATGCTTGTATAATTATATTTCAAACAAAGGACAAGGTATTTTACCTCTCAGCTGTAATAGTATGAAATTTGTGCATCAAGCCTTGCAGCTTGATGGTAGCTAGCCTTCAGGATATTAAGTGAAACATTTTCATGGTAGACTAAAGCTCAAGTTACCCAGCATTAAGTATCACTTCCacaatgttctttttttttttcttttttttttttaaaagactgaGAACAAGAAAAATGCAACAAAACTTGATCCAATTTAAAATAGTTGGATTGGTTGAAATTTATAAATTAACATTTAACAGGTAACTCTCAAAATTCAGAGCAACCAAGTTAAccaaattgtgtgtgtttttgtactGCATTTCATATTTGGGCTAACTCGCAGGTGTCTTGGTTTAAATCTACCTTTTTTTCATTTTAATGTTAGCTTATTGTtgaatgacttgatgggccaaatggtctaattctgcttctataacttatgaaaacACCAAAAGACAATTATAGGAACTTTCACTGTACTTGCAAAGGTTATTTTTCCTCTGGATTCTTAAAAAGTCTTAGGGCAAGTAATGTTTGTCACACTCTCATCTGTAGAATTATCATGAAGAAATTAACTCCATCAAAACATTGCTTTCATTTATGATGCAGTGGATATAAGTTAATAAAAATTCTATCTGTATAACTGAAACCGAATGTCAGCTGCTTGACTTGGTTCTTTGAAAACATGACTATTCATTCTAAACATCGTGTTGTGCTTGTAACAAAAGAACAAATTTTGTCCAAAGTACCATCTATCAGAATCACGGATAGTAAACAATTCCAAAAATGAAACGGGGCACCGAGCAGAACATTGTTTCAATCCATCAATTGTTTACAATGCACACATTCATCTTACTCCAAGTCTATCCCACATGTTTGGTTGACAATTTTTGAAGCAAACCCACACTCATTTGTACATATTTATGTATATTTGCATGTTGCTGGTCCAGAAGAAAGCAATTGCACAATATCCCAGACAAGCACTTGTACCATGGGATTCAACTACATCAGAGCATTAAAACATTACTTACAGTTATCAACTATAATCAACAGGATTGAAGCAAGAATTTACAGTCCATTCTGTATCAGGAATATTTCCATGGTCTAATAATTTAAATACAATAAATGCACTCTTGGAGCTAGCAAGGAGAAAATATCACTAtatattttgcagcacacaaaacaaaTTACCCATGCATTAATATCAATCATTATGTTTAATACTCTGGTTTCACTTGGAGAGTTTCGACAACATGaccttcccttcttcccctcccaccccaaaccCAGTTTTATATAGCAGCAGCTCTTTTGGCAAGGACAGACTTTGTAAATTGATGCAAAACTTTTACATCAATCTATATAAAACTGCTTATATAAAAACCTAATTTCCCAAAATGCTACAGGCcttattaaatacattttttttttgctgacaGTCAGTGATGCACTATCCACACTGCTTCTCAAAAAGCTGCGATAACAAATTCAAGTAGTTTCTAGACAACTGTCCACAGTTTTGCTTTGGAATGTGCCATATACAAATCACAGAGCTGTGGAACAAGTTCATTATGGTTGCATTATCCACCATGGTTATTTTAGCTTAGTGCCAATTCCAGTTGACAACCCCAAAATTTGAAGTCAGTAAAGTACATCACGTTTCAAAATTAGTTTGGCTAAATTTACACAGCTGATTCATATTGTGTGTCTTTGATTTTTACTGCATTGTTCCCCATCTCATTTCTTTCAGTCCTTGCATTGGGGCATTCAGAGGATGATTCCCCGATAACCTCAAGAGAATGGGTAGATGGAGTTTCCAACTTTGAATCGCTGGATGACTTTTCTCCATTGCCACAGCATTGTTTTAAGGCACACTGAGTCTTGCATGGCAGTTCACAAACAGAAATACGAGATTCGGAATTCACAGAAGCAAATTCAGGTTGGATGGTTGTGGCATGGATGCCTTCATCATGGAAAAAGTCTTTGATGCGTTTGGCTACATCCATATAAGCTGTTGGGTCACGACATTTAATGTGGGCTGTCGCAATGATTCTACTACCAGCCAACTGCCAGACATGCAGCTCATGTACAGCAAGGACACCTTCCAAGTTGCGCAGCTTCTCATTTATTAACTGCACATCTATTTGCTTTGGGACTGTTTGCAACAGAATAAGAGCCGATTCTTTCAGAAGAGGATAGGTTGTATAAAGCAAAATACAAACCATAATACAGCACAAGGTGGGATCCAAGAAAAGCACCCAGCAGGGTCCAGCTTCTGGAATGCTTTCACGATATTCAGACATGTTTGACTGTGTGCCATTTAGATGTCGATCTGGACAATGATCATGTCGGCATAGATTAATGCACGGACCACTTTCAGGACACGGGTTCCAAACAAAGTAAAATATCAGTGCATTTACCACGACGATGACTGAGCCCAGAGCATCTCCTAACACATGGAGAAAGACACCACGCATGTTCAGCTGTGATGCAGGATCTTCGACATCTCCAAATTCATCAAGATGGTCATCAAGTATAGAAATCCCATTCAACTGCAAGCTCTGCATATTATTTTCCCTCAGTAGATCTATTTAAAGTAAAAGAAAAACATTAGGCACAAGAAGCTTCACAATCACTCATCTTTAGCATTTTATTCTTCTATTCCCCAACATTTCAAAAACatgttttaagtttagtttattttcacatgtacagaAGTACAGTGAAGTGCTTTTTTTCTGGACACCATTGAACTTTTGTGCAAAATATCAGGAACATCAGAGCAAAAGATGACCAACCTGCTGTAAAGCCCACTGACAAGAATATATTTCAAGTACTGAATGTTCAATATATGCCATGGCATAGGGATATTCATATTTTGCAATATTTGAGGAAAGTCAAAGCTACAATACAGGAAGGCAAATCTCCATTTTAATTATAAGCCCGTTGCTGATAGTGACTGGACCATATGCCATTATCAGAAACCTGTCCAACAAAGATCTAcaaaaaatattaatatttaaagAAAAGCACTGTCGCTGGAAAGCTTAAATAgagctaggagcagaataaggccattcggcccttcaagtccgctctgcaattcaatcacggctgatctatctttccctctctaccccattctcctgccttctctccataactcatgacacatttactaatcaaaaatctgtcaatctctaccttaaaaatatccatactcCACAGCCGCGCGTGGCAAAAATTGACCCAGGAGCTTGTGCAACAATCAAAATGAGCATGCAACACCTTTTCCTCTGGTTCCTTTCTTTCACGTTTGTGAATGCAAAAGATTTCCACATGTTCAATCAATGACATTTTTGACAAATGACATACTTGGACATCATTATAAATGATAAACAAAACATAAACAGTTGTAATAATTTTCAATTTTgtataataattttatatattgctCAAAGGATAACGTCATTTTGCTACCTTAAACAAGTCAGgtattaaccattttaactcttcccataccgacctttctgtcctggacctcctccactgccacAGTGAGGCccacacacgggagcaccttttaTTCCACTTGATTAGCAATATTCAGTACAAATgattaattctccaatttta from Amblyraja radiata isolate CabotCenter1 chromosome 8, sAmbRad1.1.pri, whole genome shotgun sequence encodes:
- the slc30a1 gene encoding zinc transporter 1, translating into MVKMDCEPNRARLMCMLWLTFGFFVVEVVVSRLTSSLAMLSDSFHMLSDVIALVVALIAVRFSAKTQSTAKNTFGWIRAEVMGALVNAVFLTALCFTIVLEAIERFSEPQEIQNAVVVIGVGAAGLLVNLLGLCMFHASGTGGGGGDGGPGAAHGHSHTHVGGSDSRHWLRRKKRSDAEKLAGNGSSVRDQEEINILVNSGSPINCVNADKQDVFSTRRSGDSRLVNDLLRENNMQSLQLNGISILDDHLDEFGDVEDPASQLNMRGVFLHVLGDALGSVIVVVNALIFYFVWNPCPESGPCINLCRHDHCPDRHLNGTQSNMSEYRESIPEAGPCWVLFLDPTLCCIMVCILLYTTYPLLKESALILLQTVPKQIDVQLINEKLRNLEGVLAVHELHVWQLAGSRIIATAHIKCRDPTAYMDVAKRIKDFFHDEGIHATTIQPEFASVNSESRISVCELPCKTQCALKQCCGNGEKSSSDSKLETPSTHSLEVIGESSSECPNARTERNEMGNNAVKIKDTQYESAV